Proteins encoded in a region of the Larimichthys crocea isolate SSNF chromosome XVI, L_crocea_2.0, whole genome shotgun sequence genome:
- the nrbf2b gene encoding nuclear receptor-binding factor 2b translates to MTVREGQRHSSCSVNRRRTDSMEVMESPLNLAHQQWRKADRLLAAGKYEEAISCHRKAADLLTDAMKTTECEQARLSIELQRDSHIKQQRLIQERWKREARREATKARPGVVQPSSDPLLTQTQSTGQLQPQGSKGLSDAGCGGIREREYDTWIYQLQTRQTGGCQPLTPPCPGSKTTKDDKTRLEERQTTIEDLRRLVDHLMDENQRLVADNERLQLENARLRSEAAEAADFVERSELWVLPQAGGAMGTGGGQERKSTGKGKEIAIPQLPPLEMPAQEDLCLDDLPPLELPEDIQNELQELLDREKL, encoded by the exons ATGACAGTCCGAGAGGGACAGAGGCACAGTTCATGTAGTGTAAACCGTCGAAGAACCGACTCCATGGAGGTTATGGAGAGCCCGCTCAATCTC GCTCATCAACAGTGGAGGAAGGCAGACCGTTTGCTGGCAGCTGGAAAGTATGAGGAGGCCATCTCCTGCCATAGAAAAGCAGCAG atCTTTTGACGGATGCAATGAAGACAACAGAGTGTGAGCAG GCTCGTCTGTCcatagagctgcagagggaCAGTCATATCAAACAGCAGCGACTGATCCAAGAGCGCTGGAAGAGAGAGGCTCGTCGAGAGGCAACAAAGGCCCGGCCTGGCGTGGTCCAGCCCTCCAGTGATCCCCTCCTTACCCAAACCCAGTCCACAGGCCAGCTCCAGCCTCAGGGTTCCAAGGGCCTCTCAGATGCAGGGTGTGGAGGGATCAGGGAGAGAGAGTACGACACCTGGATCTACCAGCTTCAGACACGCCAGACTGGAGGCTGCCAGCCTTTGACTCCACCGTGTCCTGGATCTAAGACCACCAAAGACGACAAAACTCGCCTGGAAGAACGACAGACCACCATCGAGGACCTGCGGCGCCTGGTTGACCACCTGATGGACGAAAACCAGCGGCTGGTGGCTGACAACGAGCGGCTACAATTAGAAAACGCCCGGCTGCGCTccgaggcagcagaggcagcagactTTGTCGAGCGTTCAGAGCTCTGGGTTCTCCCGCAGGCAGGTGGTGCTATGGGAACAGGGGGTGggcaggagaggaagagcacAGGGAAGGGGAAGGAGATCGCAATCCCTCAACTGCCACCGCTGGAGATGCCAGCTCAGGAAGACCTGTGTCTGGATGACCTGCCTCCTCTGGAGCTGCCAGAGGACATCCAGAATGAACTACAGGAGCTACTGGACAGGGAAAAACTGTGA
- the LOC104924316 gene encoding NHL repeat-containing protein 3, translating to MLMKKRSHTCLIASSMASLVLLMMLLYGTFSTQQPGSHGFRHDYQLLGRPLYKLDLSWPRNPEMFTGDVFAVTVNQYSGVVYVAQRGDNVPKVLVFTTDGDFLMSWNTTTLEMPHGIFLADAASSNPTVWITDVGNGPYGHCIKQYSPSGKLLQVLGTPGKAGSGLNPLQFDQPAEIFIDDSGEMYIVDGDGGMNNRLIKLSKEQEVLWMHGEKGQGLAQFYIPHSVAVDNAQRVWVADRGNKRIQVFNSITGDWLGTWGSCFTEDAPYSVRLTPDRKYFVVVQLNTNQISLLDAPPVGLIGQCRVVSVIQLADEVKPHLLDLDLKTGALYVAEIGAQQAQKFTPFSLGGSFL from the exons ATGCTGATGAAGAAGAGAAGCCATACGTGTCTGATAGCGTCCAGTATGGCCTCTTTGGTCCTGCTCATGATGCTTCTGTACGGCACCTTCAGCACCCAGCAGCCGGGCAGCCACGGCTTCAGACATGACTACCAGCTGCTGGGCAGACCTCTGTACAAACTGGACCTGAGCTGGCCCAGGAATCCGGAGATGTTCACTGGGGATGTGTTCGCAGTGACTGTGAACCAGTACAGTGGTGTGGTGTATGTAGCACAGAGAg GTGACAATGTGCCCAAGGTGCTGGTGTTCACCACAGATGGAGATTTCCTCATGTCCTGGAACACAACCACCCTGGAGATGCCTCATGGGATATTTTTAGCAGACGCCGCCTCATCAAACCCCACCGTGTGGATCACAGATGTGGGGAACGGCCCGTATGGTCACTGCATCAAACAGTACTCCCCATCTGGAAAACTCCTGCAG GTGCTGGGTACACCGGGAAAGGCAGGCTCTGGGTTGAACCCTCTTCAGTTTGACCAGCCAGCTGAGATCTTCATCGATGACTCTGGAGAGATGTACATTGTGGACGGCGACGGTGGGATGAACAACCGTCTCATCAAGCTGTCCAAAGAGCAGGAGGTGTTGTGGATGCATGGAGAGAAAGGACAAGGTCTGGCTCAGTTCTACATCCCACACAGCGTGGCCGTGGATAACGCCCAGAGGGTGTGGGTGGCCGACAGGGGGAATAAGAGGATCCAGGTTTTTAACTCCATTACTGGGGACTGGTTGGGGACGTGGGGGAGCTGCTTCACTGAGGACGCACCTTACTCCGTTCGCCTGACCCCAGACAGGAAGTACTTTGTTGTTGTCCAGCTGAACACCAACCAGATTTCGCTGCTGGATGCCCCACCAGTCGGTTTGATTGGCCAGTGTAGAGTGGTCAGTGTGATCCAGCTGGCTGATGAAGTGAAGCCCCACCTGTTAGACCTGGACCTGAAGACAGGGGCCCTGTATGTGGCTGAGATTGGAGCTCAGCAGGCTCAGAAGTTCACCCCCTTCAGTTTGGGTGGGAGTTTCCTGTAG